The proteins below are encoded in one region of Neisseriales bacterium:
- a CDS encoding 5-formyltetrahydrofolate cyclo-ligase — translation MNVYAKACLMTDRDIDSYKKQLRCQMRLQRQVLSASWRRYAAQNIAKQADNLLKRGQRIAVYRAYGSELDLLPLIKRALLKKVQLYLPQVPKWGRQLQFVPYSAKQLLLHPFAKSVQRIYPFKRARQLDILFVPLLAVDHQGYRLGQGGGFYDASLKFRQFHRLAQKPIVIGVSFTCQCIQHVPHTNWDIPLDGLITELKVTWFTTI, via the coding sequence TTGAATGTTTATGCTAAAGCATGCTTAATGACTGACCGAGATATTGACTCTTATAAAAAACAATTGCGTTGCCAAATGCGTTTGCAACGACAAGTCTTATCAGCCTCATGGCGTCGCTATGCTGCTCAGAATATTGCCAAACAGGCAGATAATTTACTCAAGCGTGGACAACGTATTGCAGTGTACCGGGCTTATGGTTCGGAGTTGGATTTATTGCCCCTGATCAAGCGAGCTTTATTAAAAAAAGTGCAACTGTATTTGCCGCAAGTGCCCAAATGGGGTCGTCAGTTGCAATTTGTGCCATACTCAGCAAAGCAACTGTTACTTCACCCGTTCGCGAAATCTGTTCAACGTATCTATCCTTTTAAACGAGCACGACAGCTAGATATTTTGTTTGTGCCGTTACTGGCAGTAGATCATCAGGGATACCGACTTGGGCAGGGCGGTGGGTTTTATGATGCTTCCTTAAAGTTTCGGCAGTTTCACCGCTTGGCGCAAAAACCAATTGTCATTGGCGTATCTTTTACCTGTCAGTGCATTCAACATGTTCCGCACACAAACTGGGATATTCCTCTTGATGGGTTAATCACTGAGTTGAAGGTGACATGGTTTACAACAATTTGA